In Triticum urartu cultivar G1812 chromosome 6, Tu2.1, whole genome shotgun sequence, the following proteins share a genomic window:
- the LOC125515129 gene encoding putative disease resistance RPP13-like protein 1 isoform X2 — protein sequence MAMVLDAFASYIADTIKQMAADEVGMLLGVTGEIDSLQDKLESLRDYLADAERKRITDRRVQGWVTKLKGVMYEATNILDLCELKAMGRRDAAPSPCCNPLLFCLRHPMFAHDIGSRIRKLNKRLDDICKLGAAFSFIKLETYQDYRTGRPSAADRKTDSVLERSAVVGEKIEEDTRALVEELTKDSDGIMVVTIVGVGGIGKTTLAKKVFNHEKIQLKFEKKMWLSITQDFSEVELLRSAITAANGELPRTQEKSQLMPALKNAIKDQKFLLVLDDMWSDRAWTSLLNAPFSYGAPGSRIVITTRNDTVARGMRAREPYNRIDKLGPEDAWSLLRKQVVSGDEDGPDIDMLKDIGLQVIEKCDGLPLSVKVMGGLLRQKGKQRHDWEMVLNDSIWSVSEMPEELNYAVYLSYEDLPPCIKQCFLHYSLLPKGGLFYRSAIIGMWISEGFIHGASDHLEELGIKYYSELILRNLIEPGIQHIDDPVFNMHDVVRSFAQFVARDEAVAVQSGENGNISELTGQKFLHLSIESKVSKSEALDWSSLQAQKALRTLICVGHVNIKPGDSLVGFPCLRILILHMYSANVALLVESLHELKHLRYLSIKNSDTSCLPENIGKMKFLQYISIIGSQQFVKLPDSIVNLGKLWSLDFRGTRINGIPRGFCALKILRRLRGFPVQVDGDWCSLEELGPLSQLRVLDLSGLQNVSTTLSATKARVSEKIHLTNLYLQCSSILWVDGLIKDEEGVSEQRQIKEVFDELCPPPSLDVLGMQGYFGRQLPSWMTSTLLASSLRSLRTLVMIDLACCTQLPDGLCQLPYLEALQILHAPSIKRVGPEFLQPYHHHGAHPFQVALAFPRLRVMDLSGMLQWDEWAWDEQVQAFPVLEGLFLTKCKLRLIPPGLVSNARALKKLVISFVQQVKLRKNFASVTELEVTHSPDLERITNLPNLQKLTINKCPKLNVLEVVPALQILVLNDYTMEVLPEYMRDIKPRHLQVDCKPLLLASVAAGQSGTEWDKFSHVEHVKAYADDGNSFRALFMLYTRDPCSLRTNINHPFVSAGTLSSSVVDAQGFESVFKMNRSTFNYVCGLVYVPSLEDMSICTFADGGVLSLQDRVALALLVLNSGEPLETIGSSVGVNESTVSLVTDSFVDAVVAKAIHHLRWPYPDEMKKTKPKYHKIHGLPNCCGVVHTIHTTPQDDERGYSFVLQAVVGPDLRFILGQWKWSGSRIQPGIILHDSELFQFCEEGKLLNGNKLKVSLDGSEVAEYVIGGAEYPLLPWLLTPYNQLEKEDHSNFPDQVEFNRRHSAARTVTLKAMARFQDTYKWLYTDMEEGEGAPFSEESDYSQQVRRLANEDAVRTRDVLAQYCLTSMPSQSGDADQEQEVVSSSGGN from the exons CGACGCCGAGAGGAAGCGCATCACCGACCGCAGGGTGCAGGGGTGGGTCACCAAGCTCAAGGGCGTCATGTACGAGGCGACCAACATCCTCGACCTCTGCGAGCTCAAGGCCATGGGTCGGCGGGACGCAGCACCCTCACCCTGCTGCAACCCGCTGCTCTTCTGCTTGCGGCATCCCATGTTCGCCCATGATATTGGCAGCCGCATCAGGAAGCTCAACAAGAGGCTGGACGACATCTGCAAGCTGGGTGCTGCCTTCAGCTTCATCAAGCTGGAGACCTACCAGGACTACAGGACCGGCCGACCTTCTGCAGCTGACCGGAAGACGGATTCGGTGTTGGAACGCTCAGCTGTGGTAGGTGAGAAGATTGAAGAGGATACAAGAGCACTGGTTGAGGAGTTGACAAAGGATAGCGATGGTATCATGGTGGTCACCATCGTCGGTGTCGGCGGGATTGGGAAGACCACCCTTGCCAAGAAGGTCTTCAACCACGAGAAAATTCAACTAAAGTTTGAAAAGAAGATGTGGCTGAGCATCACACAGGACTTCAGCGAGGTTGAGCTACTAAGGTCGGCCATCACTGCCGCCAATGGAGAACTCCCCAGGACGCAAGAAAAATCTCAGCTTATGCCGGCCCTTAAAAATGCCATCAAAGATCAGAAGTTTCTTCTGGTTTTGGATGATATGTGGAGTGATAGAGCATGGACCTCCTTGCTCAATGCTCCCTTCAGCTACGGTGCCCCTGGTAGCCGGATTGTTATCACCACCAGAAATGACACAGTTGCCCGAGGCATGAGAGCCAGAGAGCCCTACAACCGCATTGACAAATTAGGGCCCGAGGATGCCTGGTCATTGCTCAGGAAACAG GTAGTCTCAGGCGATGAAGATGGACCTGATATCGATATGCTTAAGGATATTGGACTGCAAGTGATTGAAAAATGTGATGGTTTGCCTCTTTCTGTCAAAGTAATGGGAGGACTTTTGCGTCAGAAAGGGAAGCAACGCCATGACTGGGAGATGGTTCTGAATGATTCTATTTGGTCAGTATCTGAAATGCCCGAAGAACTAAACTATGCAGTATATTTAAGCTATGAAGATTTGCCTCCTTGCATCAAGCAGTGCTTTCTACACTACTCCCTTCTCCCTAAAGGTGGATTGTTCTATCGTAGTGCCATTATTGGCATGTGGATTAGTGAAGGATTTATTCATGGAGCCTCAGATCACTTGGAAGAATTAGGAATAAAGTACTATAGTGAGCTGATACTTAGGAACCTTATTGAGCCAGGGATACAGCATATTGATGATCCAGTTTTCAATATGCATGATGTTGTTCGCTCATTTGCTCAGTTTGTGGCTAGAGACGAGGCAGTAGCTGTCCAGAGTGGAGAAAATGGCAATATTAGTGAACTCACTGGACAAAAGTTTCTGCACTTATCTATAGAAAGCAAAGTTTCAAAATCAGAAGCGCTGGACTGGAGTTCTTTACAAGCACAAAAGGCATTGAGAACACTAATATGTGTCGGACATGTAAACATAAAGCCTGGTGACTCGTTGGTTGGATTTCCATGCCTGCGGATTCTGATTCTACATATGTATTCTGCAAATGTCGCTCTACTGGTTGAATCTTTACATGAACTCAAGCACTTGAGGTACTTGTCCATAAAGAATTCTGATACATCTTGTCTGCCAGAGAACATTGGGAAGATGAAGTTCTTGCAGTACATCAGCATTATAGGATCCCAACAATTTGTGAAACTTCCAGATAGCATTGTAAATTTAGGAAAGCTATGGTCTCTTGACTTCAGAGGAACTAGAATAAATGGTATACCTAGGGGGTTCTGTGCTTTAAAAATTTTGAGGAGACTACGTGGGTTTCCAGTCCAGGTGGATGGTGATTGGTGTAGTTTGGAAGAGTTGGGCCCCCTTTCCCAGCTCAGGGTTCTTGATTTGAGCGGACTGCAGAATGTATCTACTACCTTGTCCGCCACAAAGGCAAGGGTTAGTGAGAAGATTCATCTTACTAACTTGTACTTACAGTGCAGTAGTATACTTTGGGTTGATGGGCTGATTAAAGATGAAGAAGGTGTCTCTGAGCAACGACAGATTAAGGAGGTGTTTGATGAGTTGTGCCCTCCGCCCAGCTTAGATGTTCTTGGTATGCAAGGATATTTTGGCCGACAACTCCCAAGCTGGATGACGTCAACATTATTAGCATCCTCCCTCAGGAGCTTGAGAACTCTAGTGATGATAGACCTGGCTTGCTGCACACAACTCCCAGATGGCTTGTGCCAACTCCCCTATCTGGAGGCACTTCAAATCCTGCACGCTCCATCCATCAAGCGTGTTGGACCAGAATTCCTCCAGCCCTACCATCACCATGGCGCTCATCCTTTCCAGGTGGCACTTGCCTTTCCGAGATTACGCGTGATGGACCTAAGCGGAATGCTTCAGTGGGATGAGTGGGCATGGGATGAGCAAGTTCAAGCCTTTCCTGTTTTGGAGGGGCTTTTCCTCACGAAGTGCAAGCTTAGGCTTATTCCTCCTGGCCTTGTCTCCAATGCAAGGGCTTTGAAAAAATTGGTCATATCTTTTGTACAGCAAGTCAAATTACGGAAGAATTTTGCTTCTGTTACCGAGCTTGAAGTAACTCACAGCCCCGACCTGGAGAGGATCACTAATCTCCCCAATCTTCAGAAGCTTACCATCAACAAGTGCCCAAAGCTGAATGTGTTAGAGGTTGTTCCTGCACTCCAGATTCTGGTGCTAAATGATTACACCATGGAAGTACTTCCAGAATACATGCGAGATATAAAGCCAAGACATTTGCAGGTAGACTGCAAGCCATTGTTGCTCGCCTCAGTAGCTGCAGGGCAATCTGGCACTGAGTGGGACAAGTTCAGCCATGTCGAACATGTCAAGGCATATGCAGACGATGGAAACAGTTTCAGAGCATTGTTCATGTTGTACACACGGGATCCCTGCAGCTTGCGGACAAACATCAACCACCCATTTGTATCTGCAG GAACGTTATCCTCTTCTGTGGTGGACGCACAAGGATTTGAGTCTGTATTCAAAATGAACAGAAGTACCTTCAACTATGTCTGCGGCTTGGTGTATGTGCCATCTTTAGAAGATATGAGCATCTGCACCTTTGCTGATGGCGGGGTGCTGTCTCTACAAGATCGAGTAGCCCTTGCTCTGTTAGTGCTGAACTCTGGTGAGCCTCTGGAGACCATTGGATCTTCCGTTGGTGTGAACGAGTCTACTGTCTCGCTGGTAACTGATAGCTTTGTTGATGCTGTGGTGGCGAAAGCAATACACCACCTGCGCTGGCCATACCCCGATGAAATGAAGAAGACCAAACCCAAGTATCATAAGATCCATGGTCTGCCAAACTGCTGCGGTGTTGTACATACAATTCACACCACACCACAAGATGATGAGAGAGGTTACAGCTTTGTATTGCAAGCCGTCGTTGGCCCAGATTTGAGGTTCATTCTTGGTCAATGGAAATGGTCAGGTAGCAGGATTCAGCCTGGTATTATTCTGCACGACTCTGAACTCTTCCAGTTCTGCGAGGAGGGCAAGTTGCTGAACGGCAACAAACTCAAGGTATCTTTAGATGGATCGGAAGTTGCGGAATATGTAATCGGTGGTGCAGAATACCCTCTTCTCCCCTGGCTGCTGACACCTTATAACCAGCTGGAAAAGGAGGATCACTCAAACTTCCCTGATCAAGTCGAGTTCAACAGGAGACACTCTGCAGCCCGAACCGTCACACTGAAGGCGATGGCAAGGTTTCAAGACACATATAAGTGGTTGTACACAG ACATGGAGGAAGGTGAAGGTGCACCGTTCAGTGAGGAGTCGGATTACAGCCAGCAAGTGCGGAGGTTGGCAAATGAGGACGCTGTCAGGACAAGGGATGTATTGGCCCAGTACTGCTTGACAAGCATGCCATCACAATCTGGAG ATGCAGACCAGGAACAGGAAGTAGTTTCCAGCTCAGGGGGCAACTAA
- the LOC125515129 gene encoding putative disease resistance RPP13-like protein 1 isoform X3 has translation MAMVLDAFASYIADTIKQMAADEVGMLLGVTGEIDSLQDKLESLRDYLADAERKRITDRRVQGWVTKLKGVMYEATNILDLCELKAMGRRDAAPSPCCNPLLFCLRHPMFAHDIGSRIRKLNKRLDDICKLGAAFSFIKLETYQDYRTGRPSAADRKTDSVLERSAVVGEKIEEDTRALVEELTKDSDGIMVVTIVGVGGIGKTTLAKKVFNHEKIQLKFEKKMWLSITQDFSEVELLRSAITAANGELPRTQEKSQLMPALKNAIKDQKFLLVLDDMWSDRAWTSLLNAPFSYGAPGSRIVITTRNDTVARGMRAREPYNRIDKLGPEDAWSLLRKQVVSGDEDGPDIDMLKDIGLQVIEKCDGLPLSVKVMGGLLRQKGKQRHDWEMVLNDSIWSVSEMPEELNYAVYLSYEDLPPCIKQCFLHYSLLPKGGLFYRSAIIGMWISEGFIHGASDHLEELGIKYYSELILRNLIEPGIQHIDDPVFNMHDVVRSFAQFVARDEAVAVQSGENGNISELTGQKFLHLSIESKVSKSEALDWSSLQAQKALRTLICVGHVNIKPGDSLVGFPCLRILILHMYSANVALLVESLHELKHLRYLSIKNSDTSCLPENIGKMKFLQYISIIGSQQFVKLPDSIVNLGKLWSLDFRGTRINGIPRGFCALKILRRLRGFPVQVDGDWCSLEELGPLSQLRVLDLSGLQNVSTTLSATKARVSEKIHLTNLYLQCSSILWVDGLIKDEEGVSEQRQIKEVFDELCPPPSLDVLGMQGYFGRQLPSWMTSTLLASSLRSLRTLVMIDLACCTQLPDGLCQLPYLEALQILHAPSIKRVGPEFLQPYHHHGAHPFQVALAFPRLRVMDLSGMLQWDEWAWDEQVQAFPVLEGLFLTKCKLRLIPPGLVSNARALKKLVISFVQQVKLRKNFASVTELEVTHSPDLERITNLPNLQKLTINKCPKLNVLEVVPALQILVLNDYTMEVLPEYMRDIKPRHLQVDCKPLLLASVAAGQSGTEWDKFSHVEHVKAYADDGNSFRALFMLYTRDPCSLRTNINHPFVSAGTLSSSVVDAQGFESVFKMNRSTFNYVCGLVYVPSLEDMSICTFADGGVLSLQDRVALALLVLNSGEPLETIGSSVGVNESTVSLVTDSFVDAVVAKAIHHLRWPYPDEMKKTKPKYHKIHGLPNCCGVVHTIHTTPQDDERGYSFVLQAVVGPDLRFILGQWKWSGSRIQPGIILHDSELFQFCEEGKLLNGNKLKVSLDGSEVAEYVIGGAEYPLLPWLLTPYNQLEKEDHSNFPDQVEFNRRHSAARTVTLKAMARFQDTYKWLYTGEGAPFSEESDYSQQVRRLANEDAVRTRDVLAQYCLTSMPSQSGDADQEQEVVSSSGGN, from the exons CGACGCCGAGAGGAAGCGCATCACCGACCGCAGGGTGCAGGGGTGGGTCACCAAGCTCAAGGGCGTCATGTACGAGGCGACCAACATCCTCGACCTCTGCGAGCTCAAGGCCATGGGTCGGCGGGACGCAGCACCCTCACCCTGCTGCAACCCGCTGCTCTTCTGCTTGCGGCATCCCATGTTCGCCCATGATATTGGCAGCCGCATCAGGAAGCTCAACAAGAGGCTGGACGACATCTGCAAGCTGGGTGCTGCCTTCAGCTTCATCAAGCTGGAGACCTACCAGGACTACAGGACCGGCCGACCTTCTGCAGCTGACCGGAAGACGGATTCGGTGTTGGAACGCTCAGCTGTGGTAGGTGAGAAGATTGAAGAGGATACAAGAGCACTGGTTGAGGAGTTGACAAAGGATAGCGATGGTATCATGGTGGTCACCATCGTCGGTGTCGGCGGGATTGGGAAGACCACCCTTGCCAAGAAGGTCTTCAACCACGAGAAAATTCAACTAAAGTTTGAAAAGAAGATGTGGCTGAGCATCACACAGGACTTCAGCGAGGTTGAGCTACTAAGGTCGGCCATCACTGCCGCCAATGGAGAACTCCCCAGGACGCAAGAAAAATCTCAGCTTATGCCGGCCCTTAAAAATGCCATCAAAGATCAGAAGTTTCTTCTGGTTTTGGATGATATGTGGAGTGATAGAGCATGGACCTCCTTGCTCAATGCTCCCTTCAGCTACGGTGCCCCTGGTAGCCGGATTGTTATCACCACCAGAAATGACACAGTTGCCCGAGGCATGAGAGCCAGAGAGCCCTACAACCGCATTGACAAATTAGGGCCCGAGGATGCCTGGTCATTGCTCAGGAAACAG GTAGTCTCAGGCGATGAAGATGGACCTGATATCGATATGCTTAAGGATATTGGACTGCAAGTGATTGAAAAATGTGATGGTTTGCCTCTTTCTGTCAAAGTAATGGGAGGACTTTTGCGTCAGAAAGGGAAGCAACGCCATGACTGGGAGATGGTTCTGAATGATTCTATTTGGTCAGTATCTGAAATGCCCGAAGAACTAAACTATGCAGTATATTTAAGCTATGAAGATTTGCCTCCTTGCATCAAGCAGTGCTTTCTACACTACTCCCTTCTCCCTAAAGGTGGATTGTTCTATCGTAGTGCCATTATTGGCATGTGGATTAGTGAAGGATTTATTCATGGAGCCTCAGATCACTTGGAAGAATTAGGAATAAAGTACTATAGTGAGCTGATACTTAGGAACCTTATTGAGCCAGGGATACAGCATATTGATGATCCAGTTTTCAATATGCATGATGTTGTTCGCTCATTTGCTCAGTTTGTGGCTAGAGACGAGGCAGTAGCTGTCCAGAGTGGAGAAAATGGCAATATTAGTGAACTCACTGGACAAAAGTTTCTGCACTTATCTATAGAAAGCAAAGTTTCAAAATCAGAAGCGCTGGACTGGAGTTCTTTACAAGCACAAAAGGCATTGAGAACACTAATATGTGTCGGACATGTAAACATAAAGCCTGGTGACTCGTTGGTTGGATTTCCATGCCTGCGGATTCTGATTCTACATATGTATTCTGCAAATGTCGCTCTACTGGTTGAATCTTTACATGAACTCAAGCACTTGAGGTACTTGTCCATAAAGAATTCTGATACATCTTGTCTGCCAGAGAACATTGGGAAGATGAAGTTCTTGCAGTACATCAGCATTATAGGATCCCAACAATTTGTGAAACTTCCAGATAGCATTGTAAATTTAGGAAAGCTATGGTCTCTTGACTTCAGAGGAACTAGAATAAATGGTATACCTAGGGGGTTCTGTGCTTTAAAAATTTTGAGGAGACTACGTGGGTTTCCAGTCCAGGTGGATGGTGATTGGTGTAGTTTGGAAGAGTTGGGCCCCCTTTCCCAGCTCAGGGTTCTTGATTTGAGCGGACTGCAGAATGTATCTACTACCTTGTCCGCCACAAAGGCAAGGGTTAGTGAGAAGATTCATCTTACTAACTTGTACTTACAGTGCAGTAGTATACTTTGGGTTGATGGGCTGATTAAAGATGAAGAAGGTGTCTCTGAGCAACGACAGATTAAGGAGGTGTTTGATGAGTTGTGCCCTCCGCCCAGCTTAGATGTTCTTGGTATGCAAGGATATTTTGGCCGACAACTCCCAAGCTGGATGACGTCAACATTATTAGCATCCTCCCTCAGGAGCTTGAGAACTCTAGTGATGATAGACCTGGCTTGCTGCACACAACTCCCAGATGGCTTGTGCCAACTCCCCTATCTGGAGGCACTTCAAATCCTGCACGCTCCATCCATCAAGCGTGTTGGACCAGAATTCCTCCAGCCCTACCATCACCATGGCGCTCATCCTTTCCAGGTGGCACTTGCCTTTCCGAGATTACGCGTGATGGACCTAAGCGGAATGCTTCAGTGGGATGAGTGGGCATGGGATGAGCAAGTTCAAGCCTTTCCTGTTTTGGAGGGGCTTTTCCTCACGAAGTGCAAGCTTAGGCTTATTCCTCCTGGCCTTGTCTCCAATGCAAGGGCTTTGAAAAAATTGGTCATATCTTTTGTACAGCAAGTCAAATTACGGAAGAATTTTGCTTCTGTTACCGAGCTTGAAGTAACTCACAGCCCCGACCTGGAGAGGATCACTAATCTCCCCAATCTTCAGAAGCTTACCATCAACAAGTGCCCAAAGCTGAATGTGTTAGAGGTTGTTCCTGCACTCCAGATTCTGGTGCTAAATGATTACACCATGGAAGTACTTCCAGAATACATGCGAGATATAAAGCCAAGACATTTGCAGGTAGACTGCAAGCCATTGTTGCTCGCCTCAGTAGCTGCAGGGCAATCTGGCACTGAGTGGGACAAGTTCAGCCATGTCGAACATGTCAAGGCATATGCAGACGATGGAAACAGTTTCAGAGCATTGTTCATGTTGTACACACGGGATCCCTGCAGCTTGCGGACAAACATCAACCACCCATTTGTATCTGCAG GAACGTTATCCTCTTCTGTGGTGGACGCACAAGGATTTGAGTCTGTATTCAAAATGAACAGAAGTACCTTCAACTATGTCTGCGGCTTGGTGTATGTGCCATCTTTAGAAGATATGAGCATCTGCACCTTTGCTGATGGCGGGGTGCTGTCTCTACAAGATCGAGTAGCCCTTGCTCTGTTAGTGCTGAACTCTGGTGAGCCTCTGGAGACCATTGGATCTTCCGTTGGTGTGAACGAGTCTACTGTCTCGCTGGTAACTGATAGCTTTGTTGATGCTGTGGTGGCGAAAGCAATACACCACCTGCGCTGGCCATACCCCGATGAAATGAAGAAGACCAAACCCAAGTATCATAAGATCCATGGTCTGCCAAACTGCTGCGGTGTTGTACATACAATTCACACCACACCACAAGATGATGAGAGAGGTTACAGCTTTGTATTGCAAGCCGTCGTTGGCCCAGATTTGAGGTTCATTCTTGGTCAATGGAAATGGTCAGGTAGCAGGATTCAGCCTGGTATTATTCTGCACGACTCTGAACTCTTCCAGTTCTGCGAGGAGGGCAAGTTGCTGAACGGCAACAAACTCAAGGTATCTTTAGATGGATCGGAAGTTGCGGAATATGTAATCGGTGGTGCAGAATACCCTCTTCTCCCCTGGCTGCTGACACCTTATAACCAGCTGGAAAAGGAGGATCACTCAAACTTCCCTGATCAAGTCGAGTTCAACAGGAGACACTCTGCAGCCCGAACCGTCACACTGAAGGCGATGGCAAGGTTTCAAGACACATATAAGTGGTTGTACACAG GTGAAGGTGCACCGTTCAGTGAGGAGTCGGATTACAGCCAGCAAGTGCGGAGGTTGGCAAATGAGGACGCTGTCAGGACAAGGGATGTATTGGCCCAGTACTGCTTGACAAGCATGCCATCACAATCTGGAG ATGCAGACCAGGAACAGGAAGTAGTTTCCAGCTCAGGGGGCAACTAA